The following are encoded together in the Iodobacter fluviatilis genome:
- a CDS encoding phosphopentomutase, with translation MRAIFLIMDSLGVGAAPDADKFGDVGSNTLGHIAERCFNGEADIDRSGPLKIPHLEELGMGLACGLASGKVPAGLSATIKPTAAYGAAFEISSGKDTPSGHWELAGVPVLFDWGYFTKPTDTFPPELLETLVRRAGLPGYLGNCHASGTDIIAKLGDEHRATGKPIFYTSADSVFQIAAHEESFGLEKLYELCQIAHEEMLQYNICRVIARPFDGETPATYARTGNRHDYAVAPPAKTVLEKLTDAGGTVVSIGKIADIYAHCGITKGIKASGLTALWDATLKATIEAPDNSIVMTNFVDFDEKFGHRRDVAGYARGLELFDKRLPEMLALLKDDDILIISADHGCDPTWPGTEHTREHVPVLVYGKCVPAGSIGIRESFADVGQSLANWFNLSSFPVGKAFLE, from the coding sequence ATGCGTGCCATTTTCTTGATTATGGATTCACTCGGTGTCGGTGCAGCACCCGATGCAGACAAGTTTGGTGATGTAGGCTCCAATACGCTTGGTCATATTGCTGAGCGTTGTTTCAATGGCGAGGCCGATATTGATCGCAGCGGCCCGCTGAAAATCCCTCATCTTGAAGAGCTAGGAATGGGCTTGGCTTGTGGCCTAGCCAGCGGCAAAGTGCCGGCAGGTTTATCCGCCACGATTAAGCCGACTGCCGCTTATGGCGCAGCTTTTGAGATTTCGTCCGGCAAAGATACCCCATCGGGCCACTGGGAATTAGCCGGTGTGCCGGTCTTGTTTGATTGGGGCTATTTTACTAAACCAACTGATACCTTCCCGCCAGAGCTGCTGGAAACGCTTGTAAGGCGTGCAGGTCTGCCCGGCTATCTGGGTAATTGCCATGCTTCGGGCACCGATATTATCGCCAAGCTGGGTGATGAGCACCGCGCCACCGGCAAGCCAATCTTTTATACCTCGGCGGATTCGGTATTCCAGATTGCCGCGCACGAAGAAAGCTTTGGCTTAGAAAAGCTGTACGAGCTGTGCCAGATCGCTCATGAAGAAATGCTGCAATACAATATTTGCCGCGTGATTGCTCGTCCATTTGATGGCGAAACACCAGCAACTTACGCCCGCACCGGCAATCGCCATGATTACGCCGTTGCACCGCCGGCTAAAACAGTGCTGGAAAAATTGACTGATGCGGGCGGCACGGTGGTTTCTATCGGCAAAATAGCTGATATTTACGCACATTGCGGCATTACCAAGGGCATTAAAGCCAGCGGTTTAACCGCGCTATGGGATGCCACGCTAAAAGCCACGATTGAGGCGCCGGACAACAGCATTGTGATGACCAATTTTGTTGATTTCGACGAGAAATTTGGCCACCGCCGCGATGTAGCGGGTTACGCCCGTGGCTTGGAGTTATTTGATAAGCGCTTGCCAGAAATGCTGGCCCTGCTTAAAGATGACGATATTTTGATTATCTCGGCCGATCACGGCTGCGATCCAACTTGGCCAGGTACCGAGCACACTCGTGAGCATGTGCCTGTGTTGGTTTACGGCAAGTGTGTACCGGCTGGCAGTATTGGTATTCGCGAATCTTTCGCAGACGTGGGCCAGAGTCTGGCTAACTGGTTCAATCTTTCTTCTTTCCCGGTTGGGAAAGCTTTTCTGGAGTAA
- the udp gene encoding uridine phosphorylase, translated as MSKSEVFHLGLAKSDLAGATLAIVPGDPARVQRIAEKMSNAKLLASHREFTTYLAELDGKPIVICSTGIGGPSTSIAVEELAQLGINTFLRVGTTGAIQSHINVGDVLVTTGSVRLDGASLHFAPMSFPAVADFDCTTALVNAAKKAGKPLHIGVTASSDTFYPGQERYDTCSGRVLSSLQGSMKEWQAMGVMNYEMESATLLTMCATQGWRAGMVAGVIVNRTQQEIPDAEAMKLAEHTAVDIVIEAARNLI; from the coding sequence ATGTCTAAATCTGAAGTTTTCCATTTAGGTCTCGCTAAAAGCGATTTAGCCGGTGCCACTCTTGCGATTGTGCCGGGCGATCCTGCCCGTGTGCAGCGTATTGCTGAAAAAATGAGTAATGCCAAGTTGCTGGCCAGCCATCGTGAATTCACAACCTATCTTGCTGAGCTGGATGGCAAGCCGATTGTGATTTGCTCTACCGGTATTGGCGGCCCTTCTACTTCGATTGCGGTAGAAGAGTTGGCTCAGCTGGGGATCAATACCTTCTTGCGCGTGGGTACAACCGGTGCGATTCAATCGCATATCAATGTGGGTGATGTGCTGGTCACTACCGGTTCGGTTCGTTTGGATGGCGCAAGCTTACACTTTGCACCGATGAGCTTCCCCGCTGTCGCCGATTTTGACTGCACTACAGCGCTGGTTAACGCGGCTAAAAAAGCGGGTAAACCACTGCATATCGGCGTAACCGCGTCATCAGACACTTTCTACCCAGGCCAAGAGCGTTACGATACTTGCAGCGGTCGTGTACTGAGCAGCTTGCAAGGTTCGATGAAAGAATGGCAGGCGATGGGCGTGATGAACTACGAAATGGAATCCGCAACTCTGCTGACCATGTGCGCAACTCAAGGCTGGCGTGCAGGGATGGTGGCTGGTGTGATCGTAAACCGCACCCAGCAGGAAATCCCAGATGCTGAAGCGATGAAGCTGGCAGAACACACTGCAGTAGATATCGTGATTGAAGCTGCGCGTAATCTGATTTAA
- the deoA gene encoding thymidine phosphorylase, with product MFLPQEIIRKKRNGGVVSGDEIRFFVRGISDQSISEGQIAAFAMAVYFKGMTLDERVALTLAMRDSGQVLDWRSLDLPGPVLDKHSTGGVGDLVSLLLGPMIAACGGFVPMISGRGLGHTGGTLDKFDAIPGYNTEPSTELFRKTVREVGVAIIGQTGDLAPADKRLYAIRDVTATVESVAMITGSILSKKLSAGLDALVMDVKVGSGAFMPNLAASRELADSIVEVGNDAGLPTAALLTDMNEPLAPCAGNAIEVRCALDYLSGKHRPARLHQVTMALCSEMLVLGKLAVNEAEAESKLMVALDSGRAAEIFGRMIAGLGGPADFIEKPEQYLPQAALQIAVPAVQNGFIVGIDTRALGMAVVGLGGGRRKPSDKLDYAVGLTQISGLGQQLGAGEPLAIVHAQTAAAAEQAVREVQAAFSYGLAALASHPIIY from the coding sequence ATGTTTCTGCCCCAAGAAATCATCCGAAAAAAGCGTAATGGCGGTGTGGTGAGTGGCGATGAAATTCGCTTTTTTGTACGCGGCATCAGCGATCAGAGTATTTCAGAAGGCCAGATCGCGGCTTTTGCAATGGCGGTTTATTTTAAAGGCATGACGTTGGATGAGCGAGTGGCGCTGACGCTGGCAATGCGTGATTCTGGGCAGGTTTTGGATTGGCGCAGCTTAGATTTACCTGGCCCAGTGCTGGATAAGCACTCAACTGGCGGCGTAGGCGATTTAGTCTCCTTGCTGTTGGGGCCAATGATTGCGGCTTGTGGCGGTTTTGTTCCGATGATTTCTGGCCGTGGCCTTGGGCACACCGGCGGTACGCTAGATAAGTTTGATGCTATTCCTGGCTACAACACCGAGCCAAGCACTGAGCTATTTCGCAAAACGGTGCGTGAAGTGGGCGTGGCCATTATCGGCCAGACAGGTGATTTAGCCCCTGCGGATAAACGCCTCTATGCGATTCGTGATGTGACGGCCACGGTGGAATCGGTTGCCATGATTACCGGCTCGATTTTGTCGAAAAAATTATCAGCAGGGTTGGATGCGCTGGTGATGGATGTCAAAGTGGGTAGTGGCGCATTTATGCCAAATCTAGCTGCATCGCGTGAGCTGGCAGATAGCATTGTAGAAGTGGGCAATGACGCAGGCCTGCCAACTGCTGCGCTGCTCACCGATATGAACGAGCCACTGGCTCCATGTGCGGGTAATGCTATTGAAGTGCGTTGTGCCTTGGATTATCTAAGCGGTAAACATCGCCCAGCGCGCTTGCATCAGGTGACGATGGCGCTGTGTAGCGAAATGCTGGTGCTGGGTAAATTGGCGGTGAATGAGGCCGAGGCAGAAAGTAAACTGATGGTGGCGCTAGATAGCGGCCGTGCGGCAGAGATATTTGGCCGGATGATTGCTGGTTTGGGCGGACCTGCTGATTTTATAGAAAAGCCAGAGCAATATCTGCCACAGGCTGCGCTACAAATTGCGGTACCAGCGGTGCAAAATGGTTTTATTGTGGGTATAGACACCCGTGCACTGGGTATGGCTGTAGTGGGCCTGGGCGGTGGCCGTCGTAAACCAAGCGATAAGCTTGACTACGCGGTTGGCCTTACGCAAATTAGTGGCCTTGGTCAGCAGCTTGGCGCAGGTGAGCCACTGGCCATCGTGCATGCACAGACTGCTGCAGCGGCAGAGCAAGCGGTTCGTGAAGTACAAGCGGCATTTAGCTATGGCTTGGCAGCGCTTGCCAGTCATCCAATTATTTATTAA
- a CDS encoding cytidine deaminase — translation MTREELDARELLDQARIARTSAYAPYSRFLVGAALITKDGRVFHGCNVENASYGLCNCAERTVLFSAIANGYKPGDFSAIAVVGDTLGPIAPCGACRQVMIEIGTPVLPVILGNMKDDMEITTAGDLLPGAFYLDPKDTPAL, via the coding sequence ATGACGCGTGAAGAACTTGATGCAAGAGAATTACTCGATCAGGCCCGTATTGCCAGAACTTCGGCCTACGCACCGTATTCCCGTTTTCTGGTCGGCGCGGCGCTGATTACTAAAGACGGCCGTGTTTTTCACGGCTGCAATGTAGAAAACGCCTCTTATGGCCTGTGCAATTGTGCAGAGCGCACGGTGCTCTTTAGCGCCATTGCCAATGGCTATAAGCCAGGTGATTTTTCTGCCATTGCCGTCGTGGGCGATACCCTCGGCCCGATCGCGCCTTGCGGTGCTTGCCGTCAGGTGATGATCGAAATCGGCACACCAGTGCTGCCAGTGATTTTGGGCAATATGAAAGACGATATGGAAATCACCACCGCAGGCGATCTGCTGCCAGGAGCTTTCTACCTCGACCCAAAAGATACACCCGCGCTTTAA
- the ilvA gene encoding threonine ammonia-lyase, biosynthetic, protein MSKDYLESIIKARVYDVAIESPLEFAPNLSRRIGNKVLFKREDMQPVFSFKIRGAYNKMVKLTHAELERGVVAASAGNHAQGVAMAAQYLKCRATIVMPTTAPRIKVDAVTRRGAEAVLIGDSYSDCYQHALNLSEQTGATLIHPFDDPDVIAGQGTVAMEILRQYPDHIDAIFVPVGGGGLLAGMAAYIKRLRPEIKIIGVEPTDANAMYLSLKLGERITLPQVGIFADGVAVKQVGEETFRLCRQFVDDVILVDTDAMCAAIKDVFEDNRSILEPAGALAIAGLKAWAKREGKQDATLIAVASGANMNFDRLRYIAEQAEMGEQREAIVAVTIPEQPGSFRTFCQLIGARNITEFNYRYSTASEAHVFVGLSINDRSEVIELIGELAAAKIAAVDLTDNELAKLHIRHLVGGKAPNVQNERLMRFEFPERPGALLNFLNGMSGEWNISLFHYRNHGADYGRILVGIQVPPQDDDAFAAFLQKLGYMHWDESDNPAYALFLSA, encoded by the coding sequence ATGTCGAAAGATTATCTGGAAAGTATTATCAAAGCCCGTGTCTACGATGTGGCTATTGAATCCCCTCTCGAATTTGCCCCTAATCTATCGCGCCGCATTGGCAATAAAGTACTGTTTAAGCGCGAAGATATGCAACCCGTGTTCTCGTTCAAAATTCGCGGCGCGTATAACAAGATGGTGAAGCTAACGCACGCCGAACTAGAGCGCGGCGTGGTTGCGGCCTCTGCGGGCAACCATGCGCAAGGCGTGGCAATGGCGGCACAATACTTAAAATGCCGCGCCACTATTGTGATGCCAACCACCGCCCCACGCATCAAGGTAGATGCCGTAACTCGCCGTGGTGCAGAGGCGGTGCTCATTGGTGACTCTTACTCTGATTGCTATCAACACGCGCTTAATTTATCCGAGCAAACCGGCGCTACGCTGATTCACCCTTTTGATGATCCTGATGTGATTGCCGGGCAAGGCACGGTGGCGATGGAGATTTTGCGCCAGTACCCCGATCATATTGACGCGATTTTTGTTCCCGTTGGCGGTGGTGGCTTATTGGCAGGGATGGCGGCTTATATCAAACGCCTGCGCCCAGAAATTAAAATCATTGGTGTAGAGCCCACTGACGCCAACGCCATGTATTTAAGCCTGAAGCTGGGCGAGCGCATTACCCTGCCGCAGGTTGGCATTTTTGCCGATGGCGTGGCAGTGAAACAAGTTGGCGAAGAGACTTTCCGCCTGTGCCGCCAATTTGTCGACGATGTAATTTTGGTTGATACCGACGCCATGTGCGCGGCAATTAAAGATGTATTTGAAGACAATCGCTCGATTCTAGAGCCTGCCGGTGCGCTAGCCATTGCTGGCCTTAAAGCTTGGGCCAAACGTGAAGGCAAACAAGACGCCACGCTGATCGCCGTAGCATCTGGCGCAAATATGAATTTTGACCGCCTGCGCTATATCGCCGAGCAAGCCGAAATGGGCGAGCAGCGCGAAGCGATTGTGGCCGTGACGATTCCTGAGCAGCCAGGCTCTTTCCGCACTTTCTGTCAGCTGATTGGTGCGCGCAATATCACCGAATTTAACTACCGCTACTCCACTGCCAGCGAAGCGCATGTGTTTGTTGGCCTATCTATTAACGATCGCAGTGAAGTCATTGAGCTGATCGGCGAGCTAGCTGCCGCAAAAATCGCCGCCGTCGATCTCACTGATAACGAGCTAGCCAAGCTGCATATCCGCCATTTAGTGGGCGGCAAAGCGCCCAATGTGCAAAACGAGCGGCTGATGCGCTTTGAATTTCCAGAACGCCCCGGCGCCCTGCTCAACTTCTTGAATGGCATGAGTGGCGAGTGGAATATCAGCCTCTTTCACTACCGCAACCACGGTGCAGATTACGGGCGTATTTTGGTTGGCATCCAAGTGCCGCCACAAGACGACGACGCCTTTGCCGCTTTCCTACAAAAACTGGGCTATATGCACTGGGATGAAAGCGATAACCCCGCTTATGCACTGTTTTTGAGTGCATAA
- the deoC gene encoding deoxyribose-phosphate aldolase, whose amino-acid sequence MTTQNQLCAAALRGLHLMDLTALNDSDTVASIEALAASAKTPVGNPAALCVYAQFVPAAKAALAAHGLNIPVATVTNFPKGEPTPAEAAAETAAAIANGADEVDVVFPWRALMAGDEQVGFDVVAQSRAAVGDKILKVIIESGELKTAALIRKASEISIAAGAHFIKTSTGKVPVNATQEAAEIMIQAIKDSGKAVGFKAAGGVRTAQDVLEYLAIADRIMGPDWAQAATFRFGASSLMGSLLTTLGHEAGATAKSAY is encoded by the coding sequence ATGACTACTCAAAATCAACTGTGTGCCGCTGCCCTGCGTGGCTTGCATTTAATGGATTTAACCGCGCTAAACGATTCTGACACCGTGGCATCAATCGAAGCGCTTGCTGCATCGGCTAAAACTCCGGTAGGCAATCCTGCCGCGCTTTGTGTTTACGCACAGTTTGTACCCGCTGCAAAAGCAGCTTTGGCAGCTCACGGCTTAAATATTCCGGTTGCTACCGTAACCAACTTTCCTAAGGGCGAGCCAACACCGGCTGAAGCTGCTGCTGAAACAGCCGCCGCCATTGCTAATGGCGCAGATGAAGTGGATGTTGTTTTCCCATGGCGTGCGCTGATGGCTGGCGACGAGCAAGTTGGCTTTGATGTAGTGGCGCAAAGCCGCGCAGCCGTTGGCGACAAAATTCTGAAAGTGATTATCGAAAGCGGCGAGCTAAAAACAGCTGCGCTGATTCGTAAAGCCAGCGAAATTTCGATCGCTGCAGGCGCGCATTTTATTAAAACATCTACTGGTAAAGTGCCGGTCAATGCGACTCAAGAAGCAGCTGAAATCATGATTCAAGCGATTAAAGACAGCGGCAAGGCGGTTGGCTTTAAGGCTGCAGGCGGCGTGCGCACTGCACAAGATGTGCTGGAATACTTGGCGATTGCGGATCGCATCATGGGGCCAGATTGGGCGCAAGCTGCGACTTTCCGCTTTGGCGCATCCAGCCTGATGGGTAGCTTGCTGACCACTTTGGGCCACGAAGCAGGCGCAACGGCAAAATCGGCGTATTGA